The Bicyclus anynana chromosome 4, ilBicAnyn1.1, whole genome shotgun sequence genome window below encodes:
- the LOC112058215 gene encoding zinc finger protein 91, producing MALKLGKCRLCLKLGDFYSIFTVDNNMQLAEMVMECARVKICDGDGLPDKICSECIQKLSSAHIFKQQCERSDQELRRNYVPPPGFSSTPPPTRQSSDSAFSSQTEVSKPSSSTESLVTPVSRTRKRSRDSIDEASSSSRSNYKPGSSKRVDELRTSLKKPRVSQTSDSDYEDSSPFYSAETDSDEPLQHKCNQCSKAFRTSKSLCAHMKSHKRKINIFNAQNSQTATTPEKTPKKQEDSKETREANEEKAKFKCDKCGNSFKLQIMLKRHYEFCGKSPQKQLLISLEPIDMAQMPTSSNQSPQINCDMCASKFKTVDNLEKHMKIVHAAVLKRERVSISNENGLLGVPCVYCKEPFLDYYLHSGHLSSCPKKNDSVTFECPMCQKVINKKSSYILHAKMHFYQLVSDAKAEKPSNSTNQETYQCRMCTKKLPSQEALISHLAAHMNKVEEDNDAADDAAADDDVADDDVESKASTAGDSASVHSDYNSYTPSGPLSCKFCDKSFKYKKALKSHEEKHLEGKIKIEKPDIKPSALLNQTTNSYRSDESELESSQDEADGDNTCDICEKQFSYKQLLIKHRRKHSMTAGTKRAKINLKDCSVRCLICDVEMKVSAINEHNQKHITANMKPRNLYTCKECSEQFKSCSGLANHIKFVHRLHQPPNSKKIVVPAADVADFCEVVVTKTEPLDYVQSHNGFEVSVDASVNMSGFTCPVCNKTLPTLISLKRHVNWHKNVGNNIEKKLECFVCKEIFRFQCHYKIHMRQHYKDPNIDPKLLTCSICNRKSKHLRAAQAHMNFHKQTRFKNKDYECSICKKVFQYRKVYLSHMAIHFKRGESAATAVVGTVAPLSLDKSKFDGTYTCQLCGKVCDSENSLKCHTSWHNSKTLLYGARHECEICNVQFTNKRRLELHTRTHFEDDNGPFKCHICGKGYIVEDYYKRHVKGHNFDHQSHKKRIEKLRKDKVKCPICERYYPDLIHLIRHLRRTHPESKMIKEDPDAPPPIYYSCKLCAKVFLDERRLQHHEESHLRKPEFFKCKFCGKKTISLKNHRVHIKGHLTQKYIDEPLKCTQKDCSETFGRGYDLHYHLRDAHGITETWIAERGPRVPDGPLKELQCSICFKVLASRGNYERHIDYHNSLRCNYCFEYFTGSQFLEGHLTFSCERKKLLGDTEIYPKKVKCHICYKAFHLQVKLDCHLRTKHDIKTFKEASEGKKEIVCDYCFKVFENEYALSTHKIYHRTIGYYGCMYCNRKFNTMTLYRKHKNHHFAQLNVDNPTKCEHCDETFVAFREMIYHLRDVHGDEKEWIVLPKESIEEKCPICNKIFFNLHRHLDYHEENRCKKCGEYFFSQVDFDNHLCTVDSDEEVTEANTNGVRTVYEECVFCFKPLTKKNSKKKHDLIHKGSGSISCRFCPLKFKTIDAFNIHAFSHRSRKYKKKPIKCRKCGEKFVKYGPFMKHMKGVHKSNKKIHYRATVMPEECVVCHGSFPNLHNHYRAHLQNQCLQCLKYFTSCKVFSMHQCDKEDSNPDKVFTCDEDLLHLINTYVPKDEKDDEKYYGYEGEEDDDVDIETVDESVPFTSLEQKHEPDIASQDEDSQNSIDIEEQNLHEMVHAPIISDVLSLFKQKEDKNDSDDDVVVLTDEDSVGFEDNILTVITIEDD from the exons ATATGCGATGGCGACGGACTTCCAGATAAGATTTGCAGCGAATGCATTCAGAAGTTGAGTAGTGCACATATCTTCAAACAGCAGTGCGAGCGCTCTGACCAAGAGCTCAGACGGAACTATGTTCCTCCTCCAG GATTTAGTTCAACCCCGCCGCCTACCAGACAGAGCAGTGACTCTGCATTCTCATCCCAAACTGAAGTTTCGAAGCCATCATCCTCTACCGAGAGTCTAGTCACTCCAGTTAGCCGAACCAGGAAACGCAGTAGGGACAGTATCGACGAAGCGTCTTCCAGCAGTCGCTCCAACTATAAACCGGGAAGCTCGAAAAGAGTCGACGAGCTGCGCACGTCTTTGAAGAAACCAAGAGTCTCACAAACATCAGACTCTGATTATGAAGACAGTAGTCCATTCTATTCAGCGGAAACTGATTCTGATGAACCTCTGCAACACAAATGCAATCAGTGCTCCAAAGCTTTCAGGACATCCAAATCCCTTTGTGCACACATGAAatctcacaaaagaaaaattaacATCTTTAATGCGCAGAACTCGCAAACCGCTACGACCCCTGAAAAGACGCCTAAAAAACAAGAGGACAGCAAAGAAACGAGGGAAGCTAATGAAGAAAAGGCCAAATTTAAGTGTGATAAATGCGGAAACAGtttcaaattacaaataatGCTTAAGAGACATTATGAGTTTTGTGGCAAATCTCCACAAAAGCAGCTTCTGATTTCATTAGAGCCTATAGACATGGCACAAATGCCAACTTCATCAAACCAAAGTCCACAGATAAATTGTGATATGTGCGCTTCTAAATTTAAAACAGTAGACAATCTAGAGAAACATATGAAAATAGTGCACGCTGCTGTGCTAAAAAGAGAAAGAGTTTCAATATCCaatgaaaatggtttattaGGCGTGCCGTGTGTCTATTGCAAAGAACCTTTTCTGGATTATTATCTTCACAGTGGTCACCTTTCTTCGTGTCCTAAAAAGAATGACTCTGTGACATTCGAATGCCCTATGTGCCAAAAGGTCATCAATAAGAAATCGTCATACATCCTTCACGCGAAGATGCACTTTTACCAGTTGGTCTCGGATGCAAAGGCGGAAAAACCTTCTAATAGTACAAATCAGGAGACTTATCAATGTCGCATGTGTACTAAGAAATTACCTTCTCAGGAAGCTCTGATTAGTCACCTGGCTGCACACATGAATAAAGTTGAAGAAGACAATGATGCGGCGGACGACGCTGCAGCCGACGACGATGTAGCGGATGATGATGTTGAATCCAa AGCAAGCACTGCTGGAGATTCAGCATCGGTACACTCGGATTACAATTCCTATACACCCAGCGGGCCTTTAAGTTGCAAGTTCTGTGACAAaagtttcaaatacaaaaaggCGTTGAAGTCGCACGAAGAGAAACACTTGGAAGGCAAAATAAAGATCGAAAAGCCGGACATAAAGCCCAGCGCTCTTTTGAATCAGACTACGAACTCGTACCGTTCAGACGAATCAGAATTGGAATCTAGTCAAGACGAGGCCGATGGAGATAACACCTGTGACATATGCGAGAAGCAGTTCTCTTACAAGCAGCTGTTAATAAAACACAGGAGGAAACACTCTATGACAGCAGGAACGAAGCGAGCGAAGATCAACTTGAAGGACTGTTCGGTCCGCTGCTTGATCTGCGACGTAGAAATGAAAGTCAGCGCCATCAACGAGCACAACCAGAAACACATAACAGCTAACATGAAGCCGCGGAATTTGTACACTTGCAAAGAGTGCAGCGAACAGTTTAAGAGTTGTAGTGGGCTCGCGAATCACATAAAGTTTGTGCACCGGTTGCACCAACCCCCCAATAGTAAAAAGATCGTGGTGCCTGCTGCTGATGTGGCGGATTTTTGTGAGGTCGTTGTGACGAAG ACGGAACCCCTGGACTATGTTCAGAGTCACAACGGCTTTGAGGTTTCCGTCGACGCTAGCGTTAACATGAGCGGTTTCACCTGCCCCGTGTGCAACAAGACCTTGCCCACGTTGATCTCCCTCAAGAGACACGTCAATTGGCACAAGAATGTCGGGAATAACATTGAGAAGAAATTGGAATGCTTCGTTTGTAAAGAG ATATTCCGATTCCAGTGTCATTACAAAATTCATATGCGCCAACATTACAAGGATCCCAACATAGATCCGAAGCTGCTCACGTGCTCCATCTGCAACCGCAAGAGCAAGCACCTCCGCGCCGCGCAGGCGCACATGAACTTCCACAAGCAGACGCGATTTAAGAACAAAGACTACGAGTGCTCTATTTGCAAAAAGGTCTTCCAGTACCGCAAAGTCTATCTCTCCCACATGGCCATCCACTTCAAGCGCGGCGAGAGCGCCGCCACCGCCGTCGTGGGCACCGTCGCGCCCTTGTCGCTCGACAAGAGCAAGTTCGACGGCACCTACACTTGCCAACTCTGCGGCAAAGTTTGCGATTCGGAAAACTCTCTCAAATGCCACACGAGCTGGCACAACTCGAAGACTCTACTGTATGGAGCGCGACACGAGTGCGAAATCTGCAACGTGCAGTTCACTAACAAAAGGCGGCTCGAGCTTCACACGAGAACACATTTCGAGGACGACAATGGACCTTTCAAATGCCATATATGCGGAAAAGGCTACATTGTCGAGGATTACTACAAGAGACACGTCAAAGGACACAACTTCGACCACCAGTCTCACAAGAAGCGCATAGAGAAACTCCGAAAGGATAAAGTGAAATGTCCCATTTGCGAGAGATACTACCCAGATTTGATCCATCTCATCAGACATCTGCGTCGCACGCACCCCGAAAGCAAAATGATCAAGGAAGACCCCGACGCCCCGCCTCCCATCTACTACTCGTGTAAACTGTGCGCCAAGGTTTTCTTGGATGAGCGGAGATTGCAACATCACGAGGAATCTCATTTGAGGAAACCGGAATTTTTCAAATGCAAATTTTGCGGAAAGAAAACAATCTCGCTCAAAAATCACAGGGTTCATATCAAAGGTCATTTGACTCAAAAATATATTGACGAACCCCTGAAGTGTACCCAAAAAGACTGCTCCGAGACTTTCGGCCGGGGCTACGACTTGCACTACCATCTGCGCGACGCGCACGGCATCACCGAAACTTGGATCGCAGAGCGCGGCCCGCGAGTGCCCGACGGGCCGCTCAAGGAGCTGCAGTGCTCCATATGCTTCAAAGTACTCGCCAGCAGAGGCAACTACGAGCGCCACATTGACTACCACAACTCTCTGAGATGCAACTATTGTTTCGAATACTTCACAGGCTCACAGTTTCTCGAAGGACATTTGACGTTCAGCTGCGAGAGGAAGAAATTGCTCGGTGACACTGAAATTTACCCAAAGAAAGTGAAGTGCCATATATGTTACAAAGCTTTCCACTTGCAAGTGAAGTTGGACTGTCACTTGCGCACCAAGCACGATATTAAAACGTTCAAAGAAGCTTCCGAGGGCAAAAAGGAGATAGTGTGCGATTATTGCTTCAAAGTGTTCGAAAACGAGTACGCTCTCAGCACCCACAAGATCTATCACCGCACCATCGGCTACTACGGCTGCATGTACTGCAACAGGAAGTTCAACACGATGACTCTGTACCGCAAACACAAGAACCACCACTTCGCCCAGCTCAACGTCGACAACCCGACGAAATGTGAACATTGCGACGAAACATTTGTCGCGTTCCGGGAAATGATATACCACTTGAGAGACGTTCACGGCGATGAGAAGGAATGGATCGTGCTACCCAAGGAATCCATTGAAGAGAAATGTCCTATCTGCAACAAAATTTTCTTCAATCTCCACAGACATTTGGATTACCACGAAGAAAACAGATGCAAGAAATGTGGCGAATACTTCTTCTCGCAAGTGGATTTCGACAACCATTTGTGTACGGTCGACAGCGACGAAGAAGTCACCGAAGCCAATACCAACGGCGTGCGGACCGTTTATGAGGAGTGCGTCTTCTGCTTCAAACCATTAACTAAAAAGAATTCGAAGAAGAAACACGATTTGATCCACAAGGGTTCAGGGTCTATATCGTGTCGATTCTGTCCTCTCAAATTCAAGACTATAGACGCGTTTAACATTCACGCCTTTTCTCATCGTAGCAGAAAGTACAAGAAGAAACCGATCAAGTGTCGGAAATGCGGGGAGAAGTTTGTGAAATACGGGCCGTTCATGAAACACATGAAAGGCGTCCACAAGTCGAACAAGAAGATTCACTACAGAGCGACCGTCATGCCGGAGGAATGCGTCGTGTGCCACGGAAGCTTCCCGAATCTGCACAACCACTATCGCGCGCATTTGCAGAACCAGTGTCTGCAATGTTTAAAGTATTTCACCTCCTGTAAAGTATTTTCCATGCACCAATGTGACAAAGAAGACTCGAATCCGGATAAAGTGTTCACGTGTGACGAAGACTTGTTGCATCTGATCAACACGTACGTTCCTAAAGACGAGAAAGACGACGAGAAGTATTACGGTTACGAGGGAGAAGAGGACGATGACGTCGACATAGAAACAGTGGACGAATCCGTCCCGTTCACATCTCTGGAACAAAAGCACGAACCAGATATTGCGTCACAGGACGAGGACAGCCAAAACTCCATAGACATTGAAGAGCAAAACCTACACGAAATGGTTCACGCACCCATAATATCTGATGTTCTTTCACTGTTTAAACAGAAAGAGGATAAAAACGACTCAGACGATGATGTTGTGGTTTTGACGGACGAAGATTCTGTTGGTTTCGAGGACAACATTTTGACAGTTATAACTATAGAGGATGATtga